The proteins below come from a single Asanoa ferruginea genomic window:
- a CDS encoding nuclear transport factor 2 family protein, whose translation MEITTDGDVASATSLDCLTAVPRGSTESFNLWFRVTLGLRRIDGRWLVTHEHEAVSFDKDSSNAPRPD comes from the coding sequence TTGGAGATCACCACCGACGGCGACGTGGCGTCCGCGACCAGTCTCGACTGCCTCACCGCCGTGCCTCGCGGCTCGACCGAGAGCTTCAACTTGTGGTTCCGCGTGACGCTGGGGCTGCGCCGCATCGACGGGCGCTGGCTGGTGACGCACGAGCACGAGGCGGTGTCGTTCGATAAGGACAGCTCGAACGCGCCTCGACCGGACTGA
- a CDS encoding serine hydrolase domain-containing protein gives MSTRPGAYSKILFVSLQDDLDRRADLHDVPSIVVGVSRAGARSVATRGARDDACFRIASLTKTFTAAALGMTLIERSIPLHTPAIDLLPAFAPDWHADRGITVEQILGQVSGLRESVNASAIADLGNGTFAIDEAAGLVVRAGNERPAGTRWSYYNGNYVLAGAILAAVTKVSYETALLKTVLTPWALDGTGFHPPRGPVAGRDGATELPSADYPRGRRPSGGLWSGVPDLLTFGERLLANGALLAETRRPRTAPEDPMAYGAGWALGPSGQLFVNGRLPGYRAAMLMVPDHDFVAVVLTNQEQALPAAARLLSDLQRPLTGDELAATIDRFAA, from the coding sequence GTGTCGACCCGTCCCGGCGCGTATAGCAAGATCCTCTTCGTGAGCCTTCAGGACGACCTCGACCGGCGAGCTGACCTCCACGACGTACCATCCATAGTGGTCGGCGTTTCACGAGCGGGCGCGAGAAGCGTTGCGACGCGCGGCGCGCGGGACGACGCCTGCTTCCGGATCGCGTCCTTGACGAAGACGTTCACCGCCGCGGCGCTCGGAATGACCCTGATCGAGCGGTCCATCCCGCTCCACACGCCGGCCATCGACCTGCTGCCCGCCTTCGCGCCCGACTGGCACGCCGACCGGGGCATCACCGTCGAGCAGATCCTCGGTCAGGTCTCCGGACTACGTGAGTCCGTGAACGCGTCGGCCATCGCGGACCTGGGCAACGGGACCTTCGCGATCGACGAGGCCGCCGGGCTCGTGGTCCGCGCCGGCAACGAGCGACCCGCCGGAACGCGCTGGTCCTACTACAACGGGAACTATGTCCTGGCCGGTGCCATCCTCGCGGCCGTGACCAAGGTGTCGTACGAGACGGCCCTACTCAAGACCGTGCTGACGCCATGGGCGCTCGACGGCACCGGCTTTCACCCGCCGCGAGGCCCGGTCGCCGGCCGGGACGGCGCGACCGAGCTTCCGTCCGCCGACTATCCACGTGGCCGCCGCCCCAGCGGAGGCCTGTGGTCGGGTGTTCCGGATCTGCTGACCTTCGGCGAACGACTCCTCGCCAACGGCGCCCTGCTGGCCGAGACCCGGCGGCCACGGACGGCGCCGGAGGACCCCATGGCGTACGGCGCCGGCTGGGCGCTCGGTCCGTCCGGCCAGTTGTTCGTCAACGGCCGCCTACCGGGTTACCGAGCGGCCATGCTCATGGTCCCGGACCATGACTTCGTGGCCGTCGTCCTGACCAACCAGGAACAGGCGCTGCCGGCGGCGGCCCGACTCCTCAGCGACCTCCAGCGCCCGCTGACCGGCGACGAACTCGCGGCGACCATCGACAGGTTCGCCGCCTGA
- a CDS encoding chloramphenicol phosphotransferase CPT family protein, with the protein MAERRGRIILLNGASSSGKSSIGRAMLPLLPDPWFLVPVDAIGAMRSTVHTRVLNDAEVSEMLRRTRLGYHRAVAALAATGNDVIMDYPLSEQWRMDDLLDTFTGYDVTLVEVRCAQEELDRRERVRGDRSVGLARSQTLVYAHGEADIVVDTTNTDANECAAAVVVALREVSSPKAFDRLRHRRDWT; encoded by the coding sequence GTGGCAGAGCGTAGAGGTCGGATCATCCTGCTCAACGGTGCTTCGAGCTCTGGCAAGAGCAGCATCGGTCGGGCGATGCTTCCGCTGCTGCCCGATCCGTGGTTCCTTGTTCCCGTCGATGCCATAGGGGCGATGCGTTCCACCGTTCACACTCGGGTGCTTAACGACGCGGAAGTCAGCGAGATGCTCCGAAGGACACGCCTCGGCTATCACCGGGCAGTCGCGGCGCTCGCCGCCACAGGAAACGACGTCATCATGGACTACCCCCTGAGTGAACAATGGCGCATGGACGACCTGCTCGACACCTTCACGGGATACGACGTGACGCTGGTCGAGGTCCGCTGCGCCCAGGAAGAGCTGGACCGGCGTGAACGCGTTCGCGGAGACCGGTCAGTCGGCCTTGCCCGTTCCCAGACCCTGGTGTATGCCCACGGCGAAGCTGACATCGTCGTGGACACGACGAACACCGACGCCAACGAGTGCGCCGCAGCGGTCGTCGTCGCACTTCGGGAGGTTTCTTCGCCGAAAGCGTTCGATCGGCTCCGTCACCGTCGCGACTGGACATAG
- a CDS encoding GyrI-like domain-containing protein, whose protein sequence is MEVIDGPTITTHPVRHSIGIRLVTPFRGMFAVRDLLMEELYLWADERAIAYGHTFFRLHVVDMDGAMDVEVGVITDEPIPGDSRVHTGVLPAGRYATLTYINHGRRANGALRDWVHEQSLTLDCTANPEGERFGCRYEAYLTDPRSERMKTRWRTELAIRLADESP, encoded by the coding sequence ATGGAAGTCATCGATGGCCCGACGATCACCACCCATCCCGTTCGGCACTCCATCGGCATTCGTCTGGTCACGCCGTTCCGCGGGATGTTCGCCGTGCGGGACCTGCTCATGGAAGAGCTGTACCTGTGGGCGGACGAGCGGGCCATCGCGTACGGCCACACGTTCTTCCGTCTGCATGTGGTGGACATGGACGGTGCCATGGACGTCGAGGTCGGCGTCATCACCGACGAGCCGATCCCAGGCGACAGCCGGGTCCACACTGGAGTGCTACCCGCCGGCCGATACGCGACCTTGACGTACATCAACCACGGCCGGCGGGCGAATGGCGCGCTGCGGGACTGGGTCCATGAGCAGAGCCTCACGCTGGACTGCACGGCAAATCCCGAGGGTGAGCGTTTCGGCTGCCGGTACGAGGCCTACCTCACCGACCCGCGCTCCGAACGCATGAAGACCCGTTGGCGCACCGAACTTGCGATCCGGTTGGCCGACGAATCTCCGTAG